A stretch of DNA from Candidatus Bathyarchaeota archaeon:
GGGCTTCCCGAGCCTTGCGGTTAATCTCATCAACACCACCATACTTCTCAATGATTTTTAGCAAACCATTTACAAGAGGGTTGTCTTCTTTCAGGATAAAATCGTTGATTTCCCTTAGAGTTTCCTCTTTAATTGTCAATTTTTGTCTGAGATCACTCAATGAATCGTCCTCCAAATTCAAGTCCGAGATTGGATTAGTGCACGCTAGTATAAAAATTCCTAGATTCAAGCGTTTTAAAAAGCTTCATTATGAAGCATGGGACGGTGTCGTTAGAGTATGGGAGTTCGAATCTCCCCGGGCTGCCATGCTTTTGGAAGAGAACGGTTTTCATTAATAAAATCAGTTTATGCAACAACGCACTCTTCTTAAACTTGCTTACCTACCATTTTTAAATATCGCCCACTAATTTAATCAGCTTGCACTTAGAGCAAAAGCCGAGCTGAGGAATCTGCATGGAAGAGTTGGGCGCCATCAAGAAATTGAATTTCAATGTTTGTATGCAGTGTGGTAAATGCACTGGCTCATGCCCCGTTTTCCCAAAATCCAAACTCAATCCTAGGAGACTAATGCTTGAGACCGCCTACCTGATCTCCCCCTTAACCATGCATCCTCCCTTAAACATCTACGAGAAAAGTGAAATTTGGGACTGCACAACTTGCTCCACCTGTTCGTATCGCTGCCCTAGAGAAGTAGAGCCCATGGACGTACTTATCGGTCTACGTGGCCTCCTCATTGAGCAGGGGTGCGTTCCATCCACGTTAGGGGACGCTCTGGAAGGAGTTTACAAGTATGGAAATCCGTGGGGGATAAGTCGAAGCAAGAGGTCTGAGTGGGCGAAGGACTTGAAAGTAAAATATGTTTCAGAAGGCGAGAAGGCGGAACTACTCTATTTTGTTGGGTGCGCCGCGTCCTATGATTCTCGTGCACAAGAAGTAGCTAGAGCGTTGGTAAAAAATCTAAACACATTAGGTATCGACTTTTCGATACTGGGAAATAAGGAGACCTGCTGTGGAAACGAGGTGTACTCACTCGGAGAAAAAGGACTCTTCGACATTTTAGTCGAGAAAAATCTAAGCCTTTTAGACCAATACGGCATAAATAGAATACTCACCACCTCCCCACACTGCTTTAATGCATTCAAGAATAAATATGGAAAAGACCTTGCAGTCCAACATTACACACAGTATTTTGCAGATTTGATTGACAAAGGAAAGCTCAAATTTCCACAAAGAGTCGAAAAAGTGGTAACCTACCAAGACCCTTGTTTCTTAGGCAAACACAATGACATTTACGATGAACCTAGAAAGATAATTGAGAATATTCCAGGCATAAAATTCGTGGAACTGAACCTGTCAAGAGGACGGGGGATCTGTTGCGAGGGCGGGGGAGGAAGGATGTGGTATGATATTCCAGGGGAAAGAGGACGCCTCGCTGAAACTCGAGTTAAGGAAGCCATCGACGTAGGAGCGGAAATATTGGCTGTGGCATGCCCCTTCTGTCTTCTAACATTCGATGATGCAGTTAAGACAACAGGCAACGAGGACAAAATTCAAATCATGGATATTATGGAGCTAGTTGCCGAGGCGCTTCTATCCTAGAATGAACAACAGAAGTGACTTAAAGAGTTAAATATCGAAAACACTATTTTTCTCAAATCTACGGTTCAAATGACAGGTAGATAGGGAAGCGAATGAAATGAACGTAATTGTCTGTGTGAAGCATGTCCCGGAAACAGCCGAGGCAGAAATCGCTATTCATGAAAGCGGAAAAAGAATAAAGACAGAAGACCTCGTTTTCGACATCAACGAATGGGATGACTACGCCGTTGAAGAAGCAGTCTTATTGAAGGAAAAACTCGGAGGCTCGGTTACCGCTGTAACAGTGGGTCCAGAAGACGCTGATAGCACATTAAGAAAGTGTCTAGCGAGGGGAGCAGACAGAGCAATAAGGTTAACAGACAAGGCATTCGAGGGGTCAGACAGCTACGCCATCACCAAGATTTTATACAAGACCATCAAAGATTTGCCCTTCGACCTGATCTTAACCGGAACTCAAGCTAGCGACGACGGCTGTGCCCAAGTCGGCGTTGTGCTGGCGGAGTTGCTTGGAATCCCTCACGTAACTATGGTGAAGAAAGTTGAAACCATGGAGGGACTCGTAAAGGTTAATCGCGAGCTAGAAGGTGGTTTGGGGGAGGTCATGGAAGTGAAACTGCCAGCATTGCTTGCCATTCAAACAGGAATCAATGAACCAAGATACATATCGATAATGGGCATCAGGAAAGCTATGAAGAAGGAAATAAAGGTCCTCAGCTTAAGGGATGTTGGCCTGACAGAAGAAGAAGTTGGAGAATCTGGATCATGGATAACTGTGGAAAAGATGTTTATACCTCCAGTAGAGAAAGAGGCTGAAATTTTAACCGGAGGAGTTGACGAAATCGCAACGAAGATTGTTGAAACTCTGAGGGCAAAGGGGTTGATCTAGATGAAGGAACTTTTTGTCTTAGCCGAGCACAGGCAAGGCGAACTCAGAGATATAACGTTTGAAATGTTAACCAAGGGCATGGAGCTAAGTCAAAAAATAAATGCGGATCTAACAGCAGTTCTCTTAGGTCACAACATCAAAGAATTTGCGAAAAAACTTGCAGACCACGCGAAAAGAGTTTTAATCATCGATGACGCAAGGTTGGAGAATTTCAACGCAGAAGCATATCAGAGGGTCTTATTCCATCTAATTTCCGAACGCAAACCGTCGTTGACATTGATTGGGCACACTGCCTTTGGCGTCGACCTAGCCCCAAGCCTTGCAACCGAACTAAATTTACCGCTAGCTACAGACTGCATAGACCTAGATTTTGAAGGAGAAAAGTTGGTTGTGATTCGTCAAGTGTACGGTGGCAAGGTAAACGTTAAGGCGTCGCTCCGCAAGTCTGAGAGCTACATTGTGACGCTCCGTCCGGCAACCTTCGAAGCCCAAGAACCCAAGCCTCAAGATGGTGATATAGTCAAAATAGCATCCCCACTTTCGGAAGACATAACTTGCAAACGGTTCATTGAATACTTCCAGCCTCCTGCAGGAGAAGTAGACATAACTAAAGCAGATATCATAGTTGCCATAGGTCGCGGAATCAAGGACGCCAATAATATGCCAGTAGTTGAAAAACTGGCAGAGGCACTGGGGGGAGTCCTAGCTTGTTCACGTCCCATCGTGGATAAGGGTTGGCTTCCAAACGATCGGCAGGTTGGGACTTCCGGAAAAATTGTGAAGCCAAAGCTGTACATCGCCATCGGCATCAGCGGCCAGTTCCAGCACATATCTGGGATGAAAAACTCTGACCTAATCGTTGCGATAAACAAAGATTCCAAAGCACCAATTTTCCGTGCGGCTGATTACGGCGTCGTGGAAGATCTATTCAAAGTCGTGCCCTCATTGACGAACAAAATATTGGAGGAAAAACATTAAGTAGCTAAAAGGTTAGGATAAGACGCCCAAAAAACGAGGTGAATAAAATGGATTTTGAATTAACCGAGGAACAAGTGGTTATCAAGAAAGCTGTTAAGGAATTTTGTGAAAAGGAGCTCACGCCCGAATTAGCGTTGGAGCTCGACGAGAAA
This window harbors:
- a CDS encoding (Fe-S)-binding protein, which gives rise to MEELGAIKKLNFNVCMQCGKCTGSCPVFPKSKLNPRRLMLETAYLISPLTMHPPLNIYEKSEIWDCTTCSTCSYRCPREVEPMDVLIGLRGLLIEQGCVPSTLGDALEGVYKYGNPWGISRSKRSEWAKDLKVKYVSEGEKAELLYFVGCAASYDSRAQEVARALVKNLNTLGIDFSILGNKETCCGNEVYSLGEKGLFDILVEKNLSLLDQYGINRILTTSPHCFNAFKNKYGKDLAVQHYTQYFADLIDKGKLKFPQRVEKVVTYQDPCFLGKHNDIYDEPRKIIENIPGIKFVELNLSRGRGICCEGGGGRMWYDIPGERGRLAETRVKEAIDVGAEILAVACPFCLLTFDDAVKTTGNEDKIQIMDIMELVAEALLS
- a CDS encoding electron transfer flavoprotein beta subunit/FixA family protein, which encodes MNVIVCVKHVPETAEAEIAIHESGKRIKTEDLVFDINEWDDYAVEEAVLLKEKLGGSVTAVTVGPEDADSTLRKCLARGADRAIRLTDKAFEGSDSYAITKILYKTIKDLPFDLILTGTQASDDGCAQVGVVLAELLGIPHVTMVKKVETMEGLVKVNRELEGGLGEVMEVKLPALLAIQTGINEPRYISIMGIRKAMKKEIKVLSLRDVGLTEEEVGESGSWITVEKMFIPPVEKEAEILTGGVDEIATKIVETLRAKGLI
- a CDS encoding electron transfer flavoprotein subunit alpha/FixB family protein → MKELFVLAEHRQGELRDITFEMLTKGMELSQKINADLTAVLLGHNIKEFAKKLADHAKRVLIIDDARLENFNAEAYQRVLFHLISERKPSLTLIGHTAFGVDLAPSLATELNLPLATDCIDLDFEGEKLVVIRQVYGGKVNVKASLRKSESYIVTLRPATFEAQEPKPQDGDIVKIASPLSEDITCKRFIEYFQPPAGEVDITKADIIVAIGRGIKDANNMPVVEKLAEALGGVLACSRPIVDKGWLPNDRQVGTSGKIVKPKLYIAIGISGQFQHISGMKNSDLIVAINKDSKAPIFRAADYGVVEDLFKVVPSLTNKILEEKH